In Girardinichthys multiradiatus isolate DD_20200921_A chromosome 18, DD_fGirMul_XY1, whole genome shotgun sequence, a single window of DNA contains:
- the camkk1b gene encoding calcium/calmodulin-dependent protein kinase kinase 1b isoform X2 gives MSSDSLFKPEMDSDPQGELADMVASMNTAANRLTPPNGYRSGAPRSIVGQRACLTDRKMSLQERGSRVARQPTIETKRVSITDADDCLQLNQYKLKKEIGKGSYGVVKLAYSEDSEQYYAMKVVSKKKLMRLCGFLRRLPPQGSNSQQDLFPKSMQPLERVYREIAILKKLDHPNVVKLIEVLDDPDEDGLHMAFELMKEGPVMEVPTDSPLTEDQARFYFRDVVLGIEYLHYHKIIHRDIKPSNLLLGDDGHVKLADFGVSNEFEGPDALLSGTAGTPAFMAPEMMSEHQQSFSGKALDVWAMGITLYCFVFGECPFYDEYIVSLHNKIKNIPVDFPENPSISDELKDLIERMLDKNPSTRITVPEIKLHSWVTENNSSPLPLEEEHCTAVEVTDEEVQNSVKLIPSLSAVILVKSMLRKRSFSNPFECQGRRAERSMSAPGGLLTKISREGSREGELEDLYEDESFTETAD, from the exons ATGAGCTCTGACAGTCTCTTCAAACCAGAGATGGACTCAGACCCTCAGGGCGAGCTTGCCGACATGGTGGCATCCATGAACACAGCTGCCAACCGCTTGACCCCTCCTAACGGCTACAGGTCAGGAGCACCCAGGTCTATCGTAGGCCAAAGGGCATGCCTGACAGACAGGAAGATGTCTCTGCAGGAGAGGGGGAGCCGTGTGGCCCGGCAGCCGACCATCGAGACCAAACGGGTGTCCATCACTGATGCTGAT GACTGTCTCCAGCTCAACCAGTATAAACTGAAGAAAGAGATTGGAAAG GGCTCATATGGAGTGGTGAAACTAGCCTATAGTGAAGATTCTGAACAGTACTAT gcAATGAAGGTCGTGTCAAAGAAGAAGCTGATGAGGCTTTGTGGATTTTTGC GTCGCCTGCCTCCTCAGGGGTCAAACTCTCAGCAGGATCTGTTCCCCAAATCCATGCAGCCTTTGGAGAGAGTGTACCGAGAGATCGCCATCCTCAAGAAGCTGGACCATCCCAACGTAGTTAAACTGATAGAG GTGCTTGATGACCCTGATGAAGATGGACTTCACATGG CCTTCGAACTGATGAAAGAGGG GCCTGTGATGGAGGTACCCACAGACAGCCCTTTAACCGAGGATCAGGCTCGCTTTTACTTCAGAGACGTCGTCCTGGGAATAGAGTACT tgcaCTACCATAAGATCATCCACCGAGACATCAAACCCTCCAACCTGCTGCTAGGGGACGACGGTCACGTCAAGCTCGCAGACTTCGGTGTCAGTAATGAGTTTGAGGGGCCCGATGCCCTCCTGTCGGGCACGGCGGGCACTCCGGCCTTCATGGCTCCTGAGATGATGAGCGAGCACCAGCAGAGCTTCAGTGGGAAG GCGTTAGACGTGTGGGCGATGGGCATCACGCTGTACTGCTTTGTCTTTGGGGAG TGCCCATTTTATGATGAGTACATTGTTTCTCTGCACAATAAGATCAAGAACATACCTGTGGACTTTCCAGAAAA CCCTTCAATAAGCGATGAGTTGAAGGATCTCATTGAAAGAATGCTGGATAAAAACCCTTCAACAAGAATCACCGTCCCTGAAATAAAG CTCCATTCTTGGGTAACCGAGAACAACTCAAGTCCTCTCCCTCTGGAGGAGGAGCACTGCACAGCGGTGGAGGTCACTGACGAGGAGGTGCAGAACAGCGTTAAACTCATCCCCAGCCTGTCCGCCGTG ATTCTTGTGAAGTCCATGCTGAGGAAGCGCTCTTTCAGTAATCCCTTCGAGTGTCAGGGCAGACGGGCAGAGAGGTCCATGTCTGCCCCCGGAGGTCTTCTTAC
- the camkk1b gene encoding calcium/calmodulin-dependent protein kinase kinase 1b isoform X1: protein MSSDSLFKPEMDSDPQGELADMVASMNTAANRLTPPNGYRSGAPRSIVGQRACLTDRKMSLQERGSRVARQPTIETKRVSITDADDCLQLNQYKLKKEIGKGSYGVVKLAYSEDSEQYYAMKVVSKKKLMRLCGFLRRLPPQGSNSQQDLFPKSMQPLERVYREIAILKKLDHPNVVKLIEVLDDPDEDGLHMAFELMKEGPVMEVPTDSPLTEDQARFYFRDVVLGIEYLHYHKIIHRDIKPSNLLLGDDGHVKLADFGVSNEFEGPDALLSGTAGTPAFMAPEMMSEHQQSFSGKALDVWAMGITLYCFVFGECPFYDEYIVSLHNKIKNIPVDFPENPSISDELKDLIERMLDKNPSTRITVPEIKLHSWVTENNSSPLPLEEEHCTAVEVTDEEVQNSVKLIPSLSAVILVKSMLRKRSFSNPFECQGRRAERSMSAPGGLLTGFWGLLGSSPLPYPSSRKISREGSREGELEDLYEDESFTETAD from the exons ATGAGCTCTGACAGTCTCTTCAAACCAGAGATGGACTCAGACCCTCAGGGCGAGCTTGCCGACATGGTGGCATCCATGAACACAGCTGCCAACCGCTTGACCCCTCCTAACGGCTACAGGTCAGGAGCACCCAGGTCTATCGTAGGCCAAAGGGCATGCCTGACAGACAGGAAGATGTCTCTGCAGGAGAGGGGGAGCCGTGTGGCCCGGCAGCCGACCATCGAGACCAAACGGGTGTCCATCACTGATGCTGAT GACTGTCTCCAGCTCAACCAGTATAAACTGAAGAAAGAGATTGGAAAG GGCTCATATGGAGTGGTGAAACTAGCCTATAGTGAAGATTCTGAACAGTACTAT gcAATGAAGGTCGTGTCAAAGAAGAAGCTGATGAGGCTTTGTGGATTTTTGC GTCGCCTGCCTCCTCAGGGGTCAAACTCTCAGCAGGATCTGTTCCCCAAATCCATGCAGCCTTTGGAGAGAGTGTACCGAGAGATCGCCATCCTCAAGAAGCTGGACCATCCCAACGTAGTTAAACTGATAGAG GTGCTTGATGACCCTGATGAAGATGGACTTCACATGG CCTTCGAACTGATGAAAGAGGG GCCTGTGATGGAGGTACCCACAGACAGCCCTTTAACCGAGGATCAGGCTCGCTTTTACTTCAGAGACGTCGTCCTGGGAATAGAGTACT tgcaCTACCATAAGATCATCCACCGAGACATCAAACCCTCCAACCTGCTGCTAGGGGACGACGGTCACGTCAAGCTCGCAGACTTCGGTGTCAGTAATGAGTTTGAGGGGCCCGATGCCCTCCTGTCGGGCACGGCGGGCACTCCGGCCTTCATGGCTCCTGAGATGATGAGCGAGCACCAGCAGAGCTTCAGTGGGAAG GCGTTAGACGTGTGGGCGATGGGCATCACGCTGTACTGCTTTGTCTTTGGGGAG TGCCCATTTTATGATGAGTACATTGTTTCTCTGCACAATAAGATCAAGAACATACCTGTGGACTTTCCAGAAAA CCCTTCAATAAGCGATGAGTTGAAGGATCTCATTGAAAGAATGCTGGATAAAAACCCTTCAACAAGAATCACCGTCCCTGAAATAAAG CTCCATTCTTGGGTAACCGAGAACAACTCAAGTCCTCTCCCTCTGGAGGAGGAGCACTGCACAGCGGTGGAGGTCACTGACGAGGAGGTGCAGAACAGCGTTAAACTCATCCCCAGCCTGTCCGCCGTG ATTCTTGTGAAGTCCATGCTGAGGAAGCGCTCTTTCAGTAATCCCTTCGAGTGTCAGGGCAGACGGGCAGAGAGGTCCATGTCTGCCCCCGGAGGTCTTCTTAC